From Halanaeroarchaeum sulfurireducens, a single genomic window includes:
- a CDS encoding sensor histidine kinase, with protein sequence MNLNARVDENQSMLTTEQLPKHILDQTRDGIRIVQDCEIIYANDSFAEMAGYDKAEIVGQPSDFLIASEHVDQIRELHTARMAGEDPPETYEVALTTNGGSTLPVELSVSRIQIEGGPASLSIFRDITERKRRERELQNKRENLRRTEELGNMGGWVWNVESDAIEFTDGLNHVLGLSNDGEFTLEAAIEMVDADHRQDIDRAIEQCLENERPFDQTVRLVTREGNQIWAEILGECAEEPDGLKMRGVMRDVTHLREREQRLKVLNRVLRHNLRNDLNNVVGRSQMIDEQLSDIHSSAAEKRAQSIKTHFAKIRTTLCDLLSLAEKTRRFGSVIETIGTRRHTDLKQMLTEIGSAYRTEYPDADIRIHADRVDAYGYPAAIKMTVKELLENAITHNDSEDPAVTITTEQIGDSVVRIEIRDNGPGIPETEKTVLESGEETPLEHGSGIGLWLANWLVLRNKGTIHISENEPRGTVVTVELPAGS encoded by the coding sequence TTGAACCTGAACGCACGAGTCGACGAGAACCAATCGATGTTGACCACAGAACAACTGCCAAAGCACATCCTGGACCAGACGCGGGACGGGATCCGAATCGTCCAGGACTGCGAGATCATCTACGCCAACGATAGTTTCGCAGAGATGGCAGGCTATGACAAAGCGGAGATCGTCGGTCAACCCTCGGACTTTCTCATTGCATCGGAACACGTCGATCAGATCCGCGAGCTGCATACTGCGCGGATGGCTGGCGAGGACCCCCCAGAGACGTACGAGGTAGCGCTCACGACCAACGGGGGATCGACGCTCCCCGTGGAGCTATCCGTGTCGAGGATCCAGATCGAAGGTGGTCCTGCCTCGCTTTCGATATTCAGGGACATTACCGAGCGAAAGCGACGGGAGCGGGAACTGCAGAACAAACGGGAGAATCTTCGCCGGACCGAGGAACTCGGGAACATGGGCGGATGGGTATGGAATGTCGAATCCGATGCGATAGAATTCACCGACGGCCTCAATCACGTGTTGGGTTTATCGAACGATGGCGAATTCACGCTGGAAGCGGCGATAGAGATGGTCGATGCAGATCATCGCCAGGACATCGACCGGGCCATCGAGCAGTGTTTGGAAAACGAGCGTCCGTTCGATCAGACCGTCCGCCTCGTGACACGGGAGGGCAACCAGATCTGGGCCGAAATTCTCGGCGAATGTGCCGAGGAACCGGACGGGCTGAAGATGCGGGGCGTAATGCGTGACGTCACTCATCTCCGCGAACGAGAGCAACGGCTCAAGGTCCTCAATCGAGTCCTCCGGCACAACCTCCGAAACGATCTCAATAACGTGGTCGGCCGATCCCAAATGATCGACGAGCAACTCTCCGATATCCACTCGTCCGCCGCAGAAAAAAGGGCGCAATCGATCAAGACCCATTTCGCGAAAATCAGAACGACCCTCTGCGATTTGCTCTCGCTCGCAGAGAAAACGCGACGGTTCGGATCGGTCATAGAGACGATCGGAACCAGACGACACACGGATTTGAAACAGATGCTAACCGAGATTGGATCGGCGTACCGGACGGAGTATCCCGACGCGGACATCCGGATACACGCTGATAGGGTGGATGCCTATGGCTATCCCGCCGCTATCAAAATGACCGTGAAGGAACTCCTCGAGAACGCCATCACACACAACGATAGCGAGGATCCAGCGGTCACGATCACGACCGAACAAATCGGGGACTCGGTAGTCCGTATCGAGATCCGTGATAATGGACCCGGAATCCCCGAGACCGAGAAGACCGTGTTGGAAAGCGGCGAAGAAACTCCCCTGGAGCATGGAAGTGGTATCGGTCTCTGGTTGGCGAACTGGCTCGTTCTTCGAAACAAGGGGACCATCCACATTTCGGAGAACGAACCCCGTGGGACTGTGGTGACCGTCGAACTTCCCGCCGGATCGTGA